A part of Aspergillus flavus chromosome 1, complete sequence genomic DNA contains:
- a CDS encoding pheromone processing endoprotease Kex2 (dibasic-processing endoprotease), translating to MRLSESATVAFGLFCAATASAHPRRSYETRDFFALHLDDSTSPDEIAQRLGARHEGQVGELTQHHTFSIPKENGADLDALLEHARIRKRSSRAEGRGMTLDKERDLSGILWSQKLAPKQRLVKRAPPTNVASRGSVKEEDPVAAQAQKRIASSLGITDPIFGGQWHLYNTVQVGHDLNVSDVWLEGITGKGVITAVVDDGLDMYSNDLKPNYFAEGSYDFNDHVPEPRPRLGDDRHGTRCAGEIGAARNDVCGVGVAYDSQVAGIRILSAPIDDADEAAAINYGFQRNDIYSCSWGPPDDGATMEAPGILIKRAMVNGIQNGRGGKGSIFVFAAGNGAGYDDNCNFDGYTNSIYSITVGAIDREGKHPSYSESCSAQLVVAYSSGSSDAIHTTDVGTDKCYSLHGGTSAAGPLAAGTIALALSARPELTWRDAQYLMIETAVPVHEDDGSWQTTKMGKKFSHDWGFGKVDAYSLVQLAKTWELVKPQAWFHSPWLRVKHEIPQGDQGLASSYEITKDMMYQANIEKLEHVTVTMNVNHTRRGDISVELRSPEGIVSHLSTARRSDNAKAGYEDWTFMTVAHWGESGVGKWTVIVKDTNVNDHVGEFIDWRLNLWGLSIDGFSQPLHPMPDEHDDDHSIEDAIVVTTSVDPLPTKTEAPPVPTDPVDRPVNAKPSAQPTTPSEAPAQETSEAPTPTKPSSTESPSTTTSADSFLPSFFPTFGASKRTQAWIYAAISSIIVFCIGLGVYFHVQRRKRLRNDPRDDYDFEMIEDEDETQAMNGRSGRTQRRGGELYNAFAGESDEEPLFSDDEDEPYRDHALSEDRERRGSTSGDHARS from the exons TCTTCATCTTGACGATTCCACCTCCCCAGACGAGATCGCCCAACGCCTCGGAGCACGCCACGAGGGTCAAGTAGGTGAACTCACACAACACCATACCTTCTCTATACCCAAGGAGAACGGTGCAGACCTCGATGCGCTGCTCGAACATGCACGAATCAGAAAAAGGTCAAGTCGTGCCGAAGGACGTGGCATGACGTTggacaaggaaagagatTTGAGTGGTATACTCTGGTCTCAAAAGTTAGCCCCAAAACAGCGACTAGTAAAGAGGGCTCCTCCAACAAATGTGGCGTCGAGGGGGTCtgtgaaagaagaggaccCCGTAGCTGCCCAAGCTCAGAAACGGATTGCCTCTTCACTTGGGATTACAGATCCCATTTTCGGCGGACAGTGGCATCTTTACAACACTGTCCAGGTTGGCCATGATCTCAATGTTTCGGACGTCTGGTTAGAAGGTATCACCGGGAAAGGTGTCATCACGGCTGTGGTCGATGACGGACTGGACATGTACAGCAACGACCTCAAACCGAACTACTTTGCTGAGGGCTCCTACGATTTTAACGACCATGTACCGGAGCCCAGACCGCGGCTTGGTGATGATAGACACGGCACAAGATGTGCTGGTGAAATTGGAGCAGCTAGGAATGATGTCTGTGGAGTAGGCGTTGCATACGACAGCCAAGTTGCCGGAATTCGGATTTTGTCCGCACCCATTGACGACGCAGATGAGGCTGCTGCCATCAACTATGGCTTTCAGCGCaatgatatatattcatGCTCTTGGGGCCCTCCGGATGATGGCGCCACGATGGAGGCGCCAGGGATTCTTATCAAACGAGCTATGGTTAACGGTATCCAAAATGGCCGAGGAGGCAAAGGTTCTATTTTCGTCTTTGCAGCTGGAAATGGTGCAGGGTACGATGACAACTGCAATTTCGACGGCTACACAAACAGCATTTACAGCATCACCGTCGGCGCTATTGATCGAGAGGGCAAACATCCCAGCTACTCGGAATCATGCTCTGCCCAGTTGGTTGTCGCTTATAGCAGTGGCTCGAGTGACGCGATTCATACCACTGACGTTGGAACTGATAAATGTTATTCACTTCACGGCGGAACTTCTGCCGCAGGCCCGCTAGCTGCGGGTACTATTGCCCTCGCTCTTAGTGCCCGACCGGAACTAACTTGGCGAGATGCCCAGTACCTGATGATAGAGACCGCAGTTCCCGTCCACGAAGACGACGGGAGCTGGCAGACTACCAaaatggggaagaagtttAGCCATGACTGGGGGTTTGGGAAAGTAGATGCATATTCACTGGTACAGCTGGCCAAGACGTGGGAGCTGGTGAAACCACAGGCGTGGTTCCACTCACCGTGGCTGCGGGTGAAGCATGAAATCCCACAAGGTGACCAGGGTCTTGCCAGCTCATACGAAATTACCAAGGATATGATGTATCAGGCCAATATCGAGAAACTGGAACATGTCACTGTGACCATGAATGTAAATCACACTCGCCGAGGCGACATCAGTGTGGAGTTGCGCAGCCCCGAAGGTATCGTCAGTCATCTGAGTACAGCGCGGCGGTCAGATAATGCAAAGGCTGGCTATGAAGACTGGACGTTTATGACTGTGGCTCATTG GGGTGAGTCCGGTGTTGGAAAGTGGACGGTCATTGTGAAGGATACCAATGTCAATGATCATGTTGGAGAATTCATCGACTGGCGGCTCAACCTCTGGGGACTTTCGATCGACGGCTTCAGCCAGCCCCTTCATCCTATGCCCGATGAGCATGACGATGACCACTCGATTGAAGATGCCATTGTTGTTACCACTAGTGTTGATCCTCTCCCAACTAAGACTGAAGCCCCACCTGTCCCAACTGATCCCGTGGATCGTCCTGTGAACGCAAAGCCATCTGCGCAGCCAACGACGCCTTCAGAGGCTCCTGCTCAAGAGACATCTGAAGCTCCCACCCCGACGAAACCCAGTTCTACTGAATCACCTTCTACCACCACCTCTGCGGATAGCTTTTTGccgtccttcttccccacGTTCGGCGCTTCAAAACGGACCCAGGCTTGGATTTACGCTGCGATCAGTTCGATCATTGTATTCTGTATTGGCCTTGGTGTCTACTTCCACGTACAGCGACGAAAGCGTCTGCGTAATGATCCGCGTGATGACTACGATTTCGAAATGAtagaagatgaggatgaaacGCAGGCTATGAACGGGCGTTCGGGTCGTACACAACGCCGGGGCGGCGAGCTTTACAATGCTTTCGCTGGGGAGAGCGACGAAGAACCTTTGTTTagcgacgatgaggatgagccTTATAGGGATCATGCCCTTAGTGAAGATCGGGAACGGCGAGGGAGCACAAGTGGTGACCATGCTCGGTCATAG